The sequence TCCCCTCGCATTTGCTATTTCTCAAGTGACGAAATTTAGCTTGCAATCAATCCGTCGATGCCTGTGTGGTGAAGCAGCAGCGTAGCCTCGGGGCTTAGACGGGCTACGTAGGGCTACATGTCGTCTCCAGGGTCAACTACCGCAACCCTACGTAGAATTTTGGGGGTGCGGTAATTGACCCTGGAGGCGGACCGGGCCTAGAGGGCCGCCGAGACAGTAGAGAAGGCAACTCGAGCAAGATGAGCCGTGCGAGCCGCGGGTCACAAAGATCAGTGGTTATGCCTACATTGGAGGAAGGTTTTGCGGGGCAGGAAAATGAATGGTAGCAGAtttgaagaggggggggggggggggggggaatagcgTTACATTCGGTTTTTCTTCTCGTATATTATCGTGCATATTAAAACCGATCCAAAACAAGAGCATCCTTTTTATTGGCACATAATGAAACACGATGGTACACATTGAAATAAAGAATGAACACCcctaaaaaaaaagaaataaagaatgAACAAATATCGAGATAATTTTTGACAACAACAAAAACAATTAGCGTGAATCTTAAGGCAACCACAGATATCCATGCACGGATATCCCGTTTTAGATCGAAATCGGAAAAGTGACCGCAGTTCCTTTGTGTTTTCCTCCGGCTACGAATCCGAACGCGTAGATGCTCCCGTTACAGTCTCGCCCAAGCCACGCAGGCCGCAGCGCGTTGACCTCGTTGAATCCGAGCACGTCTCGCTGACGCTGAGCATCCCAACCTCAATATATACCACCGCCACCATGCGATCCTCTCCTCGTTTCCTTTTCGGCCGCGCAGCTTCTTCCATCGACCcgacctcctcctcaccctcctccccgATGGCCATAAGGCGCGTCTTCCCCGGCGACCACCCCGACTTCAAGGTGGACACCAGCGGCGGCGCCCCGAGGCTCACCTTCTGCAAGAGGGTGCGCTACTGGAGCTCCACCGACTACCAGGAGACGCGCGCGCTCGGCGAGGGCGGCTTCGGCGGCGTCGTGGAGGCGCGCCACCTCACACGTGGCTGGACCGTTGCCGTCAAGAAGCCGCTCCCCTGCGCCCACGAGGGCGCCGGCATCGCCTGCGGCTGCGCCGACGCCCGCACGCTGCGCGAGGCGGCGTTCCTCGCCGCGTGCCACCGCCACCGCGCCATCGTCGAGCTCCGGGCGCTCTCGCTCGACCCcttcgccaggaagctctccgTCGTCATGGAGTGCGTCGGGCCCAGCCTGCATGACGTCCTCCACGAGCACCGCCGCGGCCGGCCGTTCCCCGAGGGCGACGTCCGCTGCATCATGGAGCAGCTCCTCGGCGCCGCCAAGCACATGCACGGGCTCCGCATCATCCACCGCGACATCAAGCCGGGGAACATCCTCGTCGGCGCAGACGGCATCAGCACCGTCAAGATCTGCGACCTAGGGCTCGCGGTGTCCATGGCAGAGCCCGCGCCGTACGGCCAACTCGGCACACGCCGATACATGGCACCGGAGATGCTCCTCGGCAAGACCGACTACGACGCCACGGTTGACATGTGGTCCCTCGGCCGCGTCATGGCCGAGCTCCTCTCCGGGAAGCCGCTCTTCGACGGGGACGACGACGCCCAACAGCTCCTCGCCATCTTCCGCGTTCTCGGCGTGCCATTGTTCACGATCTGGCCAGCCTACGAGTCATTGCCGCTCGCCGGGAAGCTGGTGACGCCGCCGCATGTCATTTCCCGCAACAAGCTCCGTGAGCACTTTCCCGAGGACCGCCTCTCCAAAGAAGGTTTCGAAGTCCTCAAGGGGCTCCTCTCGTGCAACATCGACAAGAGGTTGTCGGCCACCACCGCGCTCAGGCGGCCATGGTTCGCCAACGCCGTCGATGCTTCAGCCTGATCTCTAACTGCTGCTACAAAGACTATTTTTGGGCTTCAATTAAATTGACACAATTGTTTGTGGCAAAATTGGATATGTACCTTTGATTTCATACCAAAGATTTGGATTACATTGAGATCACTAGTGTGCATGAGATTGTATGTTAGTCGAATATATCTTTGACTGAAAACCGACGCATTCGCAGTTGACCACGAACGAGAAAAGGCGCCTTGTTGGGGCGCTGCATGCCGTGAAGGACCCCATGCACGTGTTGCATGTCCATACAGGCACGAGGAGGGTCGCACGGACAAAGTGCACGCATTGGAAGATTACCTTCAGGACACGTGCGCCTAGTGgtcgtggtggtggtgggggtgggggtgggggagagcAGGGCGAATCTACCTTAGGGCCCGTGGCATTTGTTCATTTTCCTTTTGTTGAACTTCCTAGAAAATGAACATCCAAAATTTGGGGGTCCAAATTTTTATAATTTCTGAAAGTTCTTGAAAGTTGAGTATTCTAAaagtttgaatttttaaaaattcaaaaagaTTGAAATTCCGTTTTTGTGGAAATTTTCAAATCTATAAAAGATCCTACAAGTTTGTACAGATTTTTTTAAAGTTACAGACACACATTTCTGAAAGTTGCTAATAAGGAAATATGCCCAAAGAGGAAGTTTGGCGAGGCATTGGACTTTCTCAAAACGCTAAAATAAGCATGGTCTGAATCTTCCGATCGTCCTTTTTTTTAAAGCTAAAACGTCAGTTGACTCTTTATTCATTTGGCGCTAGCATGTCTGACTGTAGAGAATCAGCCAGCCACCTAGGGATTGTATCATACATAATCTGAGAAGAAGAAAGTTCTAAAGAATGTCTAGCTACCTGGTGAGCCACTGTATTACAATGCCGGTTGGCAAACCGTAGCTTAAATCCCTGGAAAAAAGTACTTAATACTTCAATCTCTTTCAAGAGATGATAACAT comes from Triticum aestivum cultivar Chinese Spring chromosome 5B, IWGSC CS RefSeq v2.1, whole genome shotgun sequence and encodes:
- the LOC123116354 gene encoding putative cyclin-dependent kinase F-2, whose product is MAIRRVFPGDHPDFKVDTSGGAPRLTFCKRVRYWSSTDYQETRALGEGGFGGVVEARHLTRGWTVAVKKPLPCAHEGAGIACGCADARTLREAAFLAACHRHRAIVELRALSLDPFARKLSVVMECVGPSLHDVLHEHRRGRPFPEGDVRCIMEQLLGAAKHMHGLRIIHRDIKPGNILVGADGISTVKICDLGLAVSMAEPAPYGQLGTRRYMAPEMLLGKTDYDATVDMWSLGRVMAELLSGKPLFDGDDDAQQLLAIFRVLGVPLFTIWPAYESLPLAGKLVTPPHVISRNKLREHFPEDRLSKEGFEVLKGLLSCNIDKRLSATTALRRPWFANAVDASA